The Medicago truncatula cultivar Jemalong A17 chromosome 4, MtrunA17r5.0-ANR, whole genome shotgun sequence genome includes a region encoding these proteins:
- the LOC11439567 gene encoding lactoylglutathione lyase GLX1, with protein MAEIDLEWPKKDNRRLLHVVYRVGDLERTIKFYTEALGMKLLRQRDVPEEKYANAFVGFGDEHSHFAVELTYNYGVTSYDVGDGFGHFAIATQDVYKLVEHIRAKGGNITREAGPVQGGTTVIAFVKDPDGYTFALVQRPIVHDPFCQISLRVGDLERAIKFYEKALGLKVVRKVDNPENKYTIAILGYKEEDDATVLELTYNYGVTEYSKGTAYAQIAIGTDDVYKSADVVNLVTQELGGEITLQPGPIPGLNTKVTSFLDPDGWKTALVDNEDFLKELE; from the exons ATGGCTGAGATTGATTTGGAATGGCCAAAGAAAGACAACCGTCGTTTGCTTCATGTTGTTTATCGTGTTGGTGACCTTGAACGCACCATTAA GTTTTATACTGAGGCTCTTGGGATGAAACTTTTGAGGCAGAGAGATGTTCCTGAGGAGAAATATGCCAACGCTTTTGTTGGATTTGGTGATGAACATTCCCATTTTGCTGTTGAATTAACATATA ATTATGGGGTGACTTCGTATGATGTTGGAGATGGCTTTGGACATTTTGCAATTGCAACTCAAGAT gtttacAAATTGGTTGAGCACATTCGTGCTAAAGGTGGAAATATCACAAGGGAGGCTGGTCCAGTTCAAGGTGGGACAACTGTTATTGCCTTTGTGAAGGATCCTGATGGCTACACTTTTGCACTTGTCCAAAGACCTATAGTTCACGACCCATTCTGTCAAATAAGTCTTCGCGTTGGTGATTTAGAACGTGCCATAAAGTTTTATGAAAAG GCTTTGGGCTTGAAGGTGGTGAGGAAGGTTGATAATCCTGAGAACAAG TACACTATTGCTATACTTGGGTATAAAGAGGAGGACGACGCAACTGTGTTGGAGTTGACATATAATTATGGTGTCACCGAATACTCTAAGGGAACTGCTTATGCACAG ATTGCCATTGGTACTGATGATGTCTACAAGAGTGCTGATGTAGTCAACCTAGTCACACAAGAGCTTGGAGGGGAGATCACTCTGCAACCAGGGCCAATTCCTGGCCTTAACACAAAGGTCACTTCCTTTTTAGATCCAGATGGATGGAAAACT gcGTTGGTTGACAATGAAGATTTCCTGAAGGAACTGGAGTGA
- the LOC11435801 gene encoding lactoylglutathione lyase GLX1 yields the protein MAEIDLEWPKKDNRRLLHVVYRVGDLERTIKFYTEALGMKLLRQRDVPEEKYANAFLGFGDEQSHFVVELTYNYGVTSYDVGDGFGHFAIATQDVYKLVEHIRAKGGNITREAGPVQGGTTVIAFVKDPDGYTFALVQRPIVHDPFCQISLRVGDLERAIKFYEKALGLKVVRKVDNPENKYTIAILGYKEEDDATVLELTYNYGVTEYSKGTAYAQIAVGTDDVYKSADVVNLVTQELGGKITRQPGPIPGLNTKVVSFLDPDGWKTVLVDNEDFLKELE from the exons ATGGCTGAGATTGATTTGGAATGGCCAAAGAAAGACAACCGTCGTTTGCTTCATGTTGTTTATCGTGTTGGTGACCTTGAACGCACCATTAA GTTTTATACTGAGGCTCTTGGGATGAAACTTTTGAGGCAGAGAGATGTTCCTGAGGAGAAATATGCCAATGCTTTTCTTGGATTTGGCGATGAACAATCccattttgttgttgaattaacaTATA ATTATGGGGTGACTTCGTATGATGTTGGAGATGGCTTTGGACATTTTGCAATTGCAACTCAAGAT gtttacAAATTGGTTGAGCACATTCGTGCTAAAGGTGGAAACATCACAAGGGAGGCTGGTCCAGTTCAAGGTGGGACAACTGTTATTGCCTTTGTGAAGGATCCTGATGGCTACACTTTTGCACTTGTTCAAAGACCTATAGTTCACGACCCATTCTGTCAAATAAGTCTCCGCGTTGGTGATTTAGAACGTGCCATAAAGTTTTATGAAAAG GCTTTGGGCTTGAAGGTGGTGAGGAAGGTTGATAATCCTGAGAACAAG TACACTATTGCTATACTTGGGTATAAAGAGGAGGACGACGCAACTGTGTTGGAGTTGACATATAATTATGGTGTCACCGAATACTCTAAGGGAACTGCTTATGCACAG ATTGCTGTTGGTACTGATGATGTCTACAAGAGTGCTGATGTAGTCAACCTAGTAACGCAAGAGCTTGGAGGGAAGATCACTCGGCAACCAGGGCCAATTCCCGGCCTTAACACAAAAGTCGTTTCTTTTTTAGATCCAGATGGATGGAAAACT GTGTTAGTTGACAATGAAGATTTCCTGAAGGAACTGGAGTGA
- the LOC11439568 gene encoding glucan endo-1,3-beta-glucosidase 1, translating to MANFNNLILLFSILSFSFLSISIPGESSHFQIKLENEEQERGPFIGVNIGTDVENMASTSDIVSFLKLQKITHVRIYDANPDILKSLSGTKIRVIISVPNNQLLAIGSSNTTAASWIQRNVVAYYPQTLITGISVGDEVLTTVPSSAPLLLPAMESLYNALVSSNLHQQIKVSTPHAASVILDPFPPSQAFFNQTLVSVLLPILQFLSKTESPLMMNLYPYYVFMQNKGVVPLDNALFRPVTPSKEMVDPNTLLHYTNVLDAMIDSAYFSMKNLNVTDVVVLVTETGWPSKGDSKEPYATKDNADTYNSNLIKHVFDHSGTPLNPETTSSVFIYELFNEDLRSPPVSEANWGLFYGNMSAVYLLHVSGIGTFLANDTTNQTYCIAMDGFDSKTLQAALDWACGPGRANCSEIQPGESCYKPNNVKNHASYAFDSYYQKEGKAPGSCDFKGVAMITTTDPSHGSCEFPGSKNVSNKTKEVVNSTHTSSAGEKLRFRSIKINTVNNILRILLTTCIPALLLVLS from the exons ATGGCGAATTTTAACAATCTCATCCTTCTCTTTTCCATCCTCTCGTTTTCCTTCCTCTCCATTTCCATCCCAG gtgAAAGTTCACATTTCCAGATAAAACTAGAAAATGAAGAACAAGAAAGAGGACCTTTCATTGGTGTTAACATTGGAACAGACGTAGAAAACATGGCATCAACTTCAGACATAGTTTCATTTctcaagttacaaaaaataacacatgttCGTATCTATGATGCAAATCCAGACATCCTTAAATCTTTGTCTGGTACCAAAATTCGTGTCATCATTAGTGTCCCAAATAATCAACTTCTAGCAATTGGTTCTTCCAACACAACAGCAGCTTCATGGATCCAAAGAAACGTTGTTGCTTATTACCCTCAAACATTAATCACTGGAATCTCCGTCGGTGACGAGGTTCTCACCACTGTTCCTTCTTCtgctcctcttcttcttcctgcTATGGAGTCTCTTTACAATGCTCTTGTTTCTTCAAATCTTCATCAACAAATCAAAGTTTCAACTCCTCATGCTGCTTCTGTTATTCTTGATCCATTTCCACCTTCTCAAGCTTTTTTCAACCAAACCCTTGTGTCTGTTCTTCTTCCTATTCTCCAGTTTCTTTCTAAGACTGAATCTCCTTTGATGATGAATCTTTATCCTTATTATGTATTCATGCAGAACAAAGGTGTTGTTCCTTTGGATAATGCACTTTTTAGACCTGTCACTCCTAGTAAAGAAATGGTGGATCCTAATACTTTGCTTCATTATACTAATGTTCTTGATGCAATGATTGATTCTGCTTATTTTTCTATGAAGAATCTTAATGTTActgatgttgttgttcttgttacTGAAACTGGTTGGCCTAGTAAGGGTGACTCTAAAGAGCCTTATGCTACTAAAGATAATGCTGATACTTACAATTCTAATTTGATTAAGCATGTTTTTGATCATAGTGGAACACCTTTGAATCCTGAAACTACTTCTAGTGTTTTTATCTATGAGCTTTTTAATGAAGATTTGAGGTCTCCACCGGTTTCAGAGGCTAATTGGGGGCTTTTTTATGGCAATATGTCGGCGGTTTATTTGCTTCATGTGTCTGGAATTGGAACTTTTTTGGCGAATGATACAACGAATCAGACATACTGCATTGCGATGGATGGTTTTGATTCGAAGACATTGCAGGCTGCTTTGGATTGGGCGTGTGGACCGGGGAGGGCTAATTGTTCGGAGATTCAACCCGGAGAGAGTTGCTACAAGCCTAATAATGTTAAGAACCATGCTTCTTATGCTTTTGATAGCTATTACCAGAAAGAAGGGAAGGCTCCTGGGAGCTGTGATTTCAAAGGAGTTGCTATGATCACTACTACAGATCCCA GTCACGGGAGCTGTGAATTTCCTGGAAG CAAGAATGTAAGCAACAAGACAAAGGAAGTGGTTAACTCTACTCACACAAGCAGTGCTGGGGAGAAGTTAAGGTTCAGAAGCATTAAGATAAATACAGTTAACAATATTTTGCGTATTCTCTTGACAACATGTATCCCCGCATTGTTGTTGGTCCTTtcataa